In the Ostrinia nubilalis chromosome 7, ilOstNubi1.1, whole genome shotgun sequence genome, one interval contains:
- the LOC135073489 gene encoding uncharacterized protein LOC135073489: MPVTRSRGRPAEPIEAQERPEESAPATASQSVAAPRPSAPEPVRHIEPPGSPSEAPPPPPPPSSQQQHDDAARASSTKSDRARRIARAKQKIARLKLELEEARLAVLEEDSQDGESVASGESLGQARVAEWLNTVPPPPPAAPLSAPQQSTGVAPPPGVPHAPPPGVSHAPPPPPGAPHALPTGVSIAQQLAAPLSGVAPPHSVQLKQSSSSKPPPAATGYHRSEGQFDLNELAAAIAQAARPHGATPRFIGELMPFGGSHLDWLAFRAGYQETERYFTEIENTARLRRALKGKAKEAVSSLLIVNTSPAEIIGELETRFGRPETIALAEIERLRNVQKPTDAPRDIIQFASRIKNSVATLRALQQPQYMYNPEVVKQVTEKLTPSLRYRWFDFSRDQPPEEPDLVRLHRFVTREAEACGKYADPELVGGAEEQQQRAAPRNRPQRAYNSRSDSEKCDNRSEKCPVCSLPNHSADKCRKFVRANNSERWSIAKADRLCFRCLNPRRGGHKCEDRQCGEDGCERTHHPLLHFKRPEVPANRSETVTAANSSGKSTVSFLKILPVTVVGPKANIDTFALLDDGSTVTLVDEDLAKRAGATGPIDPLSIEAIAGARVTRTDSRRVKLVLRGQDEEHSLRGRTIKNLRLAAQHIDRDLSKYQHLQDIETRVRYAEARPTILIGQDNWELLLANEVRRGAATEPVASRTPLGWVLHGSSSRSLGHTVHHVYRLNEESDNRIEEMIKRHFAIESLGVTPKKTRADPEERALRILESETIKLPTAGYETGLLWATDHPELPNNYDQALTRLHSTERKLDKQPELGAAYERQMTQLIEKGYAEEAATAPSTTGRIWYLPHFPVLHPAKPGKVRPVFDAAARTKGTCLNDHLLSGPDLLQSLPGVLMRFRQHAVAVAADIQEMFLRIQVHEKDRDALRFLWRSHRREGPPTEYRMKSVIFGAACSPCTALFVKNHNAERHRADHPDAAEAIVRHHYMDDYLQSFETVEEAVRVSTDVRTVHADANFHLAKWASNRSEVLEVHRAEAAATRDVTLEDIEEKVLGLTWRPTCDTLGFNLNFARVPDVDSGQTPTKREALRTVMSLFDPLGLASPITIVAKQLLQEAWRVGVDWDVRLPPPLSTGWSEWVRQLAALRDVSLPRCHPGYSRATRRELHTFVDASEKAYAAAVYWRTEDEDGRVHVTLAAARARVAPLKLTSIPRLELQAAVLGCRLARTAADEYQLKADRRVFWSDSKTVLAWLRAGPRSFKPFVAHRVAEIEEDTQAKEWRWVPTQQNVADDATRGAPVNFTQHHRWFTGPKFLYEPADSWPAEKIEQAAPTGEERTHSVASSIVEPRVSDALPSPHRFSSWLRLIRATARVLQAIHRFRAPLRRARPQSANVNSYKRTTRNTEADPTWRRVAKPTAPPTPRRAVLTEDVIPPLAAEHIVWAEELWVRAVQQEAFGAELEALKKTEAVSNDSRLRSLALAFDPCEPVIKLKSRITAAENIAEEQKHPIVLDGNHQYTKLYVAWTHQKLHHGGVETVLNEIRQRFWVIRARPIVRSVIKSCQQCRIRRAVAAVPPTGDHPTGRLAHHQRPFTYTGLDYFGPLSVTVGRQHQKRYVALFTCLTTRAVHLEVAASLSTDSAVLALRRMMARRGQPSEIWSDNGTNLRGADVELQRAALQASRQEAANHLIRWRYIPPSAPFMGGAWERLVRSVKDALSTVLRERHPHEETLATLLCEAEYTVNSRPLTHVSVDPDDAEALTPNHFLLGGSGRIQQPGTFTEADVASRHHWRRAQRLADEFWDRWVREYLPELQHRREPHGSGAPLNIGDLVLIADSNLPRNVWPRGRVVQVYPGRDGIVRAADVATRTGVLRRPTKKLVVLPTSTVVTPSEV; the protein is encoded by the coding sequence ATGCCGGTGACTCGGAGTAGAGGCAGACCCGCGGAGCCGATCGAGGCACAGGAGCGCCCTGAGGAGAGCGCTCCCGCGACCGCGTCACAGTCAGTGGCGGCCCCGAGGCCGTCAGCGCCGGAACCGGTGCGGCATATCGAGCCGCCCGGCTCCCCGTCGGAGGCGCCACCACCACCGCCACCACCGTCGTCGCAACAGCAGCACGACGACGCAGCAAGAGCGTCGTCGACGAAATCGGACCGTGCGCGAAGGATCGCGCGCGCCAAACAGAAGATAGCCAGACTCAAGCTGGAGCTGGAAGAGGCCAGGCTTGCCGTCCTGGAGGAGGACAGCCAGGACGGCGAGTCGGTCGCATCGGGTGAATCGCTGGGCCAGGCGCGAGTGGCCGAGTGGCTGAATACagtgccgccgccaccgcccgccgcgccgctcagTGCACCGCAACAGTCTACAGGCGTagcaccgccgcccggcgtgccacatgcaccgccgcccggcgtgtCACACGCACCACCGCCGCCACCCGGCGCGCCACACGCGCTGCCGACCGGCGTATCGATCGCACAGCAGCTCGCCGCGCCGCTATCGGGCGTGGCGCCGCCGCACAGCGTACAGTTGAAGCAATCGTCGTCATCGAAGCCGCCGCCAGCAGCAACGGGGTATCATCGGTCCGAGGGACAATTCGACCTTAACGAGCTGGCGGCCGCCATCGCGCAGGCCGCGCGCCCACATGGGGCCACGCCGCGATTCATCGGAGAACTGATGCCCTTCGGGGGCTCGCATCTCGACTGGCTCGCCTTCAGAGCGGGCTATCAAGAAACAGAGAGATACttcacagaaatcgagaatACAGCCCGCCTGCGACGGGCTTTGAAAGGAAAAGCCAAGGAAGCGGTTAGCAGTTTACTCATAGTAAACACTAGCCCGGCGGAAATAATCGGCGAACTCGAGACAAGATTCGGCAGACCGGAGACGATTGCGCTCGCCGAGATCGAACGACTTCGCAACGTACAGAAGCCTACAGATGCGCCACGGGACATAATACAGTTCGCGAGTCGAATAAAAAACAGCGTCGCTACACTCCGCGCGCTCCAGCAGCCGCAGTACATGTACAATCCGGAAGTGGTCAAGCAAGTGACAGAGAAGCTGACGCCGTCGCTGCGGTACCGGTGGTTCGACTTCAGCCGGGACCAGCCGCCAGAGGAGCCGGACCTCGTGCGCCTTCACCGCTTCGTGACCAGGGAGGCGGAGGCGTGCGGGAAGTACGCAGACCCCGAGCTCGTCGGCGGCGCCGaggagcagcagcagcgcgcggCGCCACGCAACCGGCCGCAGCGCGCCTACAACAGTCGGAGTGACAGCGAAAAGTGCGACAACAGAAGCGAAAAGTGTCCAGTGTGCAGTTTACCGAACCATAGCGCCGACAAGTGTAGAAAATTTGTGCGTGCGAACAACAGTGAACGATGGAGCATAGCGAAAGCGGATCGACTATGCTTCCGTTGCCTGAACCCCAGGAGAGGGGGGCATAAGTGTGAAGACCGTCAGTGTGGAGAGGACGGCTGTGAGAGGACCCACCACCCATTACTGCACTTCAAGAGACCCGAAGTGCCAGCCAACCGGAGTGAAACAGTGACAGCAGCAAATTCATCTGGAAAGTCAACCGTAAGTTTCCTCAAAATTCTACCAGTGACAGTGGTGGGCCCCAAGGCCAATATAGACACATTCGCACTATTAGACGACGGCTCTACAGTCACACTCGTAGACGAAGACCTGGCTAAGCGCGCGGGCGCTACAGGACCCATAGACCCATTGAGCATAGAAGCTATAGCGGGGGCCCGAGTCACGCGTACCGACTCGCGACGAGTGAAACTTGTGCTACGAGGGCAGGACGAAGAGCACTCCCTGCGAGGCCGCACTATCAAGAACTTACGACTGGCGGCCCAGCACATTGACCGAGACTTGTCAAAATATCAACATCTTCAAGATATCGAAACGCGAGTGCGGTATGCGGAGGCGCGGCCCACTATCCTGATCGGGCAGGACAATTGGGAACTCCTACTGGCCAACGAGGTACGACGTGGCGCCGCAACAGAACCGGTGGCGTCCCGCACACCCCTGGGGTGGGTGCTCCACGGCTCAAGCAGCCGGAGCCTGGGGCACACAGTCCACCACGTATACAGGCTCAATGAAGAGAGCGACAACAGAATAGAAGAAATGATCAAGAGACATTTCGCAATCGAATCGTTGGGCGTGACGCCCAAGAAAACGCGCGCCGACCCCGAAGAGCGGGCGCTTCGCATCCTGGAGAGTGAAACCATCAAGCTGCCGACAGCGGGCTACGAAACGGGCCTACTTTGGGCCACCGACCACCCCGAGCTGCCCAACAATTACGACCAAGCCTTGACGCGCCTACACAGCACAGAGCGCAAGCTGGACAAGCAGCCGGAGCTCGGGGCGGCGTACGAGCGGCAGATGACACAGCTGATAGAAAAAGGATACGCAGAGGAAGCCGCCACCGCACCATCGACCACCGGGCGCATCTGGTACCTGCCTCACTTCCCGGTGCTCCATCCAGCCAAGCCCGGGAAGGTGAGGCCAGTCTTCGACGCCGCCGCTCGCACGAAGGGTACGTGCCTGAACGACCACCTGCTGTCGGGTCCGGACCTCCTGCAGTCGCTGCCGGGGGTGCTGATGCGCTTTCGCCAGCACGCCGTCGCCGTCGCCGCGGACATACAAGAGATGTTCCTGCGAATACAAGTTCACGAGAAAGATAGAGATGCGCTGCGCTTCTTGTGGCGCTCACACCGGCGGGAGGGACCGCCCACAGAGTACCGGATGAAGTCGGTCATCTTCGGAGCAGCCTGCTCACCGTGCACGGCGTTGTTTGTCAAGAATCACAACGCCGAGCGTCATCGGGCCGACCATCCGGACGCAGCCGAAGCCATCGTGCGTCATCACTACATGGATGATTATCTCCAGAGTTTTGAAACAGTTGAAGAAGCAGTTAGAGTGAGCACCGACGTGCGCACAGTGCACGCGGATGCCAATTTTCATTTGGCCAAGTGGGCCTCGAATCGCTCCGAAGTACTAGAAGTCCATCGGGCGGAAGCTGCCGCCACTCGGGACGTCACACTTGAAGACATCGAAGAGAAGGTCCTGGGCCTCACCTGGAGGCCGACCTGCGACACCTTGGGATTTAATCTCAACTTCGCCCGGGTGCCTGACGTCGACAGCGGGCAAACTCCGACGAAGAGGGAGGCTCTGCGGACAGTGATGTCACTGTTCGACCCGCTGGGCCTCGCCTCCCCCATCACCATCGTAGCGAAACAGCTGCTACAAGAGGCGTGGCGCGTAGGCGTCGATTGGGACGTCCGCCTGCCACCGCCGCTGTCGACGGGCTGGAGTGAGTGGGTGCGGCAGCTGGCCGCGCTCCGAGACGTCAGCCTGCCAAGATGTCACCCTGGCTACAGCCGGGCGACCCGACGCGAGCTGCACACCTTCGTGGACGCCAGCGAGAAGGCCTACGCCGCTGCTGTCTACTGGCGCACTGAAGACGAAGACGGTAGAGTGCACGTGACGCTTGCCGCCGCCAGGGCGCGCGTGGCGCCCCTCAAGCTGACGTCCATCCCAAGGCTCGAGCTGCAGGCCGCCGTGCTGGGCTGCCGCCTGGCCCGCACCGCCGCCGACGAATACCAGCTGAAGGCAGACAGAAGAGTCTTTTGGAGCGACTCGAAAACCGTACTCGCGTGGCTGAGGGCGGGACCCCGCTCTTTCAAGCCTTTCGTCGCACACAGAGTGGCAGAAATAGAGGAAGACACACAGGCGAAGGAGTGGCGGTGGGTGCCGACCCAACAGAATGTGGCTGACGACGCCACCAGAGGAGCGCCGGTCAACTTTACGCAGCATCATCGGTGGTTCACGGGACCGAAGTTCCTGTATGAGCCTGCTGACAGCTGGCCGGCCGAGAAAATAGAACAGGCGGCCCCAACCGGAGAAGAGAGGACCCACTCCGTCGCATCAAGCATCGTCGAGCCCAGAGTCTCCGATGCATTACCGTCACCACACAGATTCTCGTCGTGGCTGCGCCTGATACGCGCCACGGCGAGAGTCCTCCAGGCGATACACCGCTTCCGTGCCCCGCTGCGCCGGGCGCGCCCGCAGAGCGCCAACGTCAACAGTTACAAGCGGACAACTCGAAACACCGAAGCCGACCCGACGTGGCGCCGTGTCGCCAAGCCGACCGCACCGCCCACGCCGCGCCGAGCCGTCCTTACAGAAGACGTCATACCGCCGTTGGCCGCCGAGCACATCGTGTGGGCGGAGGAGCTGTGGGTGCGCGCCGTGCAGCAGGAAGCGTTCGGCGCCGAATTAGAAGCTTTAAAGAAGACAGAAGCAGTGTCCAATGACAGCCGGCTGCGCTCACTCGCGCTGGCCTTCGATCCGTGCGAGCCGGTGATTAAGCTGAAATCAAGAATCACGGCCGCAGAAAACATCGCTGAAGAACAGAAGCATCCGATTGTGCTGGATGGAAACCACCAGTACACCAAACTTTACGTGGCATGGACGCACCAGAAATTACACCATGGCGGCGTGGAGACAGTCCTGAACGAAATCCGACAACGCTTCTGGGTGATCCGAGCTCGTCCCATCGTGCGCAGCGTGATCAAAAGTTGTCAGCAGTGCAGAATTCGGCGTGCGGTGGCCGCAGTACCACCGACAGGCGACCACCCGACGGGACGCCTCGCTCACCATCAGCGGCCCTTCACCTACACCGGCCTCGATTATTTCGGGCCGCTCTCAGTCACCGTGGGCCGACAACACCAGAAGCGGTATGTGGCGCTGTTCACATGCCTCACCACCCGGGCCGTGCACCTGGAGGTCGCGGCCTCACTCTCCACCGACTCCGCCGTCCTCGCGCTGCGCCGCATGATGGCGCGCCGAGGGCAACCATCAGAGATCTGGTCGGACAACGGCACCAACCTGCGTGGTGCCGACGTCGAGCTCCAGCGGGCCGCCCTCCAGGCGAGCCGGCAGGAGGCCGCCAACCACCTCATCAGATGGCGCTACATACCGCCGAGCGCACCGTTCATGGGCGGGGCGTGGGAACGCCTCGTCCGGTCCGTCAAGGACGCCCTCAGTACCGTCCTGCGCGAGCGTCACCCCCACGAAGAGACGCTCGCCACTCTGCTTTGCGAGGCAGAATACACAGTCAACAGCAGACCACTGACCCACGTGTCGGTGGACCCCGACGACGCCGAAGCCTTGACCCCCAACCACTTCCTACTCGGGGGGTCGGGCCGCATCCAACAGCCGGGGACGTTCACCGAAGCAGACGTCGCCAGCCGCCACCACTGGAGGCGAGCTCAGCGGCTAGCCGACGAGTTCTGGGACCGCTGGGTCCGAGAGTACCTGCCGGAGCTCCAACACCGGCGGGAGCCGCACGGGAGCGGAGCACCGCTCAACATCGGCGACCTCGTGCTCATCGCCGACTCCAACCTGCCACGCAACGTGTGGCCCCGGGGGCGCGTCGTCCAAGTCTACCCTGGGCGCGATGGCATCGTGCGCGCCGCCGACGTCGCCACCCGCACcggagtcctgcgccgccccACCAAGAAGCTCGTCGTGCTGCCCACATCGACCGTCGTGACACCGAGTGAGGTGTAG
- the LOC135073275 gene encoding uncharacterized protein LOC135073275, whose translation MWRSLRHCAFKRKQLPMVFIQHKTFLTNDYQCTEAWNSLKTSSIYNQINLNDFYNIIDQNYSSKGVISPIDVDIFAGAINDAFHLEELKDLLHKLRLSAETGNMLESTHQATIRNYLQFGNTEDLLSILKDPLNFGVFLDEFTANILLDKLVTSSNFEQAANVAALIMLQEEYENEISNALCQYACYKYVMNYSRPEEPQVVEDKKKKVDEIKIRVKFLRNPYFDDHFDIKDVFTLSGKTLAWISERKVDNTNLNLQIIGWLIYKKYDKLLHLCNTNAKNESFKTFPELIDLFKKEINFADQDSKSKLEACISILENVNQVDLSLEECIKNSIENAINKSQTRDIESQKQIFQSWREIREKKLEEQTKRLDRAKRIEAINYKQKDLQVEEQKLWFFENEEAIDLEIEEKEQTTRSNSKKKSIKAVDEDYIPPEILPKRK comes from the exons ATGTGGAGAAGCTTGAGGCATTGCgcttttaaaagaaaacagtTACCGATGGTATTCATACAACACAAGACATTTTTGACCAATGATTACCAATGTACTGAAGCTTGGAATTCACTAAAGACAAGTTCTATTTACAATCAAATAAATTTAAACGATTTCTATAATATAATTGATCAAAACTATTCTTCGAAGGGTGTTATAAGCCCAATTGATGTCGATATATTTGCTGGTGCAATCAACGATGCGTTTCACTTGGAGGAGCTCAAAGATCTTCTCCATAAGTTGAGACTTTCGGCTGAAACTGGAAATATGTTAGAGTCCACCCATCAAGCAACGATCAGAAATTATCTTCAATTTGGAAATACAGAAGATTTGTTGAGTATTTTAAAAGATCCTCTTAATTTTGGAGTGTTCTTGGATGAGTTCACTgctaatattttattagataAATTAGTTACATCATCGAATTTTGAACAAGCTGCTAATGTTGCGGCGTTAATAATGCTGCAAGAAgaatatgaaaatgaaatttctaATGCTCTGTGTCAGTATGCCTGTTACAAGTATGTCATGAATTATAGTAGACCTGAAGAGCCACAAGTTGTAGAagataagaagaagaaagttGATGAAATCAAAATTAGAGTTAAGTTCTTAAGAAATCcatattttgatgatcattTTGATATCAAAGATGTCTTTACCCTGTCTGGAAAAACATTAGCTTGGATTTCAGAAAGAAAAGTGGATAACACCAAcctaaatctacaaattattggATGGttaatatacaaaaaatatgataaACTCCTACATTTATGCAATACAAATGCCAAAAATGAATCATTCAAAACATTTCCTGAATTAATAGACTTGTTTAAAAAGGAAATAAACTTTGCAGACCaagattcaaaatcaaaattagaaGCATGCATTTCCATATTAGAAAATGTGAACCAAGTAGATTTGTCCCTAGAAGAATGTATTAAAAACTCAATTgaaaatgcaataaataaatctcaGACTCGAGACATAGAAAGTCAAAAGCAG ATATTTCAATCATGGAGGGAAATAAGGGAGAAAAAACTAGAAGAACAAACCAAACGTTTAGATAGAGCAAAGCGCATAGAAGCAATCAACTACAAACAGAAGGATCTACAAGTAGAAGAACAAAAGCTATGGTTCTTTGAAAATGAAGAAGCTATTGATCTTgaaattgaagaaaaag